CGGGCACGACCCGGCGGACGAGCTGGCCCAGCGCCGCAACCGGGCGGTCTAGGTACCGAACTGACGAGGCCGCGGGCCCGGACGGGGAACCGTCCGGGCCCGCGGCCTCGTCGTGGTGCCTGGTAGACCGATCTTGGGAGGGTACGTGAGGTTCGGCTCCGGTATAGCGGGCCTGATACGGCGTCGGGCGGGGCAGTGGGGCGTCCGGCTGCGGCAGCGGCGGACGCAGCGCAGGATCTACCAACTGGCCGTCCTCTGCTGTTCGGTGGCGCTGGCGCCGATGGCCTGGCTGTGGCTGTCGGCGGGGGACCGGGTGGGCACGGTGGAGTCCGCTCCGGCCGCGCCGGTGGCGGTGGTCTTCGGCGCCGGGCTGGACCAGGGCAGGCCGACGCCGTACCTGGAGCACCGGCTGGTGGCGGCGCTGGACCTGTACCGGGAGGGGAAGGTCCAGGCGATCCTGGTGACCGGGGACAACGGGCGGACGGAGTACAGCGAGCCCGACGCGATGTTCCGCTACCTGACCGAGCACGGGGTGCCGGAGGGGCGGGTGGTCCGGGACTACGCGGGCTTCACCACCTGGGACTCCTGCACCCGGGCGCACCGCGTCTTCGGGGTGGACCGTGCGGTCCTGGTGAGCCAGGACTTCCACGTCCGGCGGGCGCTGGCGCTGTGCGAGGCGGCGGGCATCCGGTCGTACGCGGTGTGGGTGCCGGAGCTGCACGACGAGACGTGGCTGTACGGCGGCCTGCGGGAGATCCCGGGGGCGGGCAAGGCGGCGATCAACGCCTGGCTGCGGCCGGACCCGGTGTTCCTCGGGCCCAAGGAGGAGGGCATCCCCAAGGCGCTGGCGCAGGCCCAGGCGTCGAAGCGGTAGCGGCCGGGTTCGCACGTACTGTCGGACCCGTACGGCATGATCGGCGGGTGCGATCACTGCCGAGCATCCTCCATCTCGACATGGACGCCTTCTTCGCGGCGGTGGAGCAGGCGGCCAAGCCGAGCCTGCGCGGCAAGCCGGTGATCGTCGGCGGGATCGGCGTGCGCGGGGTGGTCTCCACGGCCTCGTACGAGGCGCGGAAGTTCGGGGTGCACTCGGCGATGCCCACGGCGCAGGCGCGCCGGCTCTGCCCGAACGCGGCGTTCCTGGCCGGGCGGTTCGAGGCCTACCGGCAGGTCAGCGAGATCGTGATGAGCCTGCTGCGGGAGCTGTCGCCGCTCGTGCAGCCGCTCAGCCTGGACGAGGCCTTCATCGATCTGGAGGCCGGACCGTACGGCCCGGTGCTGGCCGAGGCCGACCACGAGACCGGCGAGCGGCTGGTGCTCGCGCTCGCGGAGGACCTGCGGGCCGACATCCAGCGGCGCACCGGGCTGACCGGGTCGGTCGGGGCGGCCGGGTCCAAGCTGATGGCGAAGATCGCCTCGGAGCAGGCCAAGCCGGACGGGCTGGTGCTGGTCGAACCCGGTCAGGAGCGGGCCGTCCTCGGCCCGATGCCGGTGCGGGCGCTGCCCGGGATCGGGCCGGCCACCGAGCAGGTGCTGCGGCGGGCCGGGCTGAACACGGTGGCCGACCTCGCCGCCGCGGGGGAGGTCGAGCTCGTCCAGCTGTTGGGGCGGGCGCACGGCATCGGGGTCCACCAGATGTCGATAGGACTGGACGACCGGCCCGTGGTGGCCGACCAGGACGCCAAGTCGGTGTCGGTGGAGGACACCTTCGAGGTGGACCTCGCCGACCGGGAACGCGTGCTGCGCGAGGTGGAAGTGCTGGCCGCCCGGTGCGTACGGCGGCTGCGGGCGGCCGGGCGCTCCGGGCGGACGGTGGTGCTCAAGGTCCGCCGCTTCGACTTCTCGACGCTGACCCGGTCGGAGACCCTGCGCGGGCCGACGGACGACGAGACGGTGATCACCGAGACCGCGCGCCGGCTGGCCTCCCAGGTGGACATCACCGGCGGGGTGCGGCTGCTCGGCGTCGGCGTCTCGCAGCTCGCCGACTACACGCAGGAGGACCTGTTCGCCCAGGCCGTCCGGGAGGAGGCCGCCGCCGAGCACGAGGCGGAGGAGGGCGAGGCGGCCGGGGAGGAGCCCGAGGCGCCGGTGTTGCGGCGCTGGCTGCCCGGGCAGGACGTCCGCCACACGGAGTACGGGCCGGGGTGGGTGCAGGGGAGCGGCGTCGGGCGGGTCACCGTCCGGTTCGAGATGCCGTGGAGCGAGCCGGGGCGGGTGCGGACCTTCGCGGTGGACGATCCGGCGCTGGAGCCGGCCCGGCCACTGCCGCTGCGTGAGGGCGAGGACTGGGGCGGCGGTGACCAGGGGGACCCCGCGGACCCCGGGGACTCTGCGGACGGGGACTCGGCGGACTCGGCCCAGGAGGGCTGAGGAACGCGAAGCGGCCCCATCCGGAAGGGGAGTACCGGGTGGGGCCGCGTTGCGGGCCGGGCCTCGGACGGTCGCGATGCCCTCTCGACCGTGCGAAGTCCGGGCCCCCGCGCCCTGTCCCTGAGCGCGGGGGCGGACGCCTCGTCAGGCGTCGGTCTTGACCAGCTCAGGGCTGGAGTTCTGCTCGGCACCGGCGGTGACGACGGTGGCCGGCTTGATGCTGCGGATCAGGAACGGCACGGCGCCGGCGACGATGCAGACGACGGCCGCGGTCCAGAACGCGTGCTTGTACGCGTCCAGGGTGGGCAGCAGCACCGGGATCTTGATCGGGAGCTTCATGGTGTCGCCGGTCAGGATGGCGGCCATGACGGCGGTGCCGATCGCGCCACCGACGGTGCGGAGCACGGAGTTCATGCCATTGGCGATGCCGCTCTGCTCGACCGGGACGGCGCCGTTGATGTAGGCCGGCATCGCGGAGAAGGCGAGGCCGATGCCGAGGCCGAAGATCGCGGAGGCGGTGTAGATGTCGCCCTCGTGGCTGTGGCGCAGGGCCAGGTAGGCCATGGCGACGGCGCCGAGGACACCGCCGAGGACCAGCGGCAGACGGGGGCCGCGGCGGGCGATCAGCAGGGCGCCGAGCGGAGCGGCCACCATCGAGCCGATCGCGGACGGCAGCAGCATGATGCCGGCGTGCAGCACGGTGGCGGTGAAGCCGTAGTGGGCGAGCTTCTCGGGCGTCTGGGCGAAGTTACTGATCACCATGAAGGAGCCGTACATGCCGAAGCCGATCAGCAGGCCGGACAGGTTGGTGAAGGCGACGGCCGGGCGGGCCATCATCTTCATGTCCACCAGCGGGTGCGCGACCTTGACCTCGATGACGCCCCAGATCAGGGCGACCACGGCGGCGACGGCGAACAGGCCGAGGGTCCTGGTGGAGGTCCAGCCCCAGTTGTTGCCCTGGCTGACCGCCACCAGCAGGGCGGAGAGCCAGCCGGCGAGGGTGAGCGCGCCGAGCGGGTCGGCGCCGCCCTCCTTGTCGGTGACCGGGTCGGTGGGCACGCGGACGGCGACCAGGGCGACCGCGAGCAGGCCGAAGATCAGGCCCATCCAGAAGATCGACTTGTAGTTCCAGTGCTCCAGCAGGAGACCGGTGGCGACCAGACCGAGGCCGGAGCCGACGCCCATCGAGGCACTGATGGCGGCGACGCCGCCGGTCACCTTCTGCTTGGGCAGCTCGTCGCGGACGATGCTGATCGCCAGCGGCATCACGCCACCGCCGGCGCCCTGGAGGACGCGGGCGACGACCAGCCAGGTGAAGGAGTGGGTGCTGACGGCCAGCGCCGAACCGGCGACCAGACCGGCCAGCGAGATCAGCAGCATCGGCTTACGGCCCCGGAGGTCGCCGAAGCGGCCCAGCAGGGGAGTCAGCACGGCGGCGGACAGCAGGTTGGCGGTCATCAGCCAGGTGATGCTGGACGCGGAGACGCTCAGCTCCTTGGCCAGCGAGGGCAGGATCGGGACGACCGCGGTCTGCACCACGCTGAACGACAGCATCGCCAGGATGAGGGCCGGCAGGACCCGGGCGCTGCTCTGCTTCTCGGCCGCGGTGGTGGGCTGTGGTGCCTCACTCACGGTTGCTTCCTCCCGTACATAGTGAATGAACTGAAATAACCATGCAGGGAGATACTTCAGCATGTCAAATATCGAGCGGTTAAGCTTTGGCAAAGGGGGAGGAACGGGGCGCCTGCGGCCGCGGGAGGTTGGCGGAGGCCTCGGCACGGGGAAGCGTTGGGGGTACACGAAGGACCCCGGCCGGGATGGCCGGGGTCCTCGGGGCGCAGGTCAGGGGAGCGGCTTCACGGAGGCGGGACGGGAGGTGTCGTGGGCCGAGGACGGCGCGGGCGGGGTGTTGTCGTGGACCTCGACGTGTTCGCGGCGGAGTTCGTCCCGGATCACCTCCTCGGTGGTGTAGCGCTCGACGACCAGGCGGACGCGCTCGACCGGGGCGAGGTACTTGCGGACCACCGGGCGCTCCTCGCGCAGGGTGACCTCCTCCACCGCCTCGGCGACGTCCTTCTCGGTGAGCGCGGCCCGCTCCGCCTCGGTGACCGGCATCCGCTCCACCCGGGCGCGTTCGCGGACCACCGGGACGCGGCGCTCGACCTGCTCGCTCGTCACGTACTTGCGCAGCTTCGCGGTGCCCAGGACGCGCCATTCGGTGGTGATGTCCAGCCGCTCCTCGCGGCAGGTGATCTCGACCGGGCCGCTCGGGGCCGAGGAGCCGGGGCCGGCGGCGGGCGCGGCGGCAGCCCGGGGCTTCGGCTCGACGGAGGGGGCGGCGTCGGGGAGCGTGGTCGTCGTCGGGGCGGCGGCCTGGGGCTTCGGCTCGACGGTGGGAGCAGCGGCGGGAGGTGTGGTCGCCGCCGCGGCGGCGGCCGGCGCGGAGGTGTTAGGGGTTCGCACGTCGGCTTCCTTGGCGGTCGCGGTGGGCTCGGGCTTCGGAGCGGGATCCGGGGAGCGGGAGGCGAGCGGCTTCGCGGGTACGGCCGCCGGCGTGGTGCCGAAGTCGAGATCGGGCTGCCGGGGCTCGCCGGCGCCGTTCGCCGGCCGACCGTTCACCGGGGTGTCGAGGCCGTAGTAGCGGTAGAGCTGGAGCTCCTGGGCGGGCGACAGGTGCTGGCCGACGCCGAAGTCCGGCGACTCCTTCACCAACGACTTGTCGTACGGCACTCGAAGCTCATCGCCGGAGAACTCGCTCGTCGTCAGCGGGACGAAGGCGTCCCGGCCGAAGATGCCGGTGCGCACGGCGGCCCACTCGGGCTGGCCGGTGGCGTCGTCCAGGTACACC
The nucleotide sequence above comes from Streptomyces kaniharaensis. Encoded proteins:
- a CDS encoding DNA polymerase IV, which encodes MRSLPSILHLDMDAFFAAVEQAAKPSLRGKPVIVGGIGVRGVVSTASYEARKFGVHSAMPTAQARRLCPNAAFLAGRFEAYRQVSEIVMSLLRELSPLVQPLSLDEAFIDLEAGPYGPVLAEADHETGERLVLALAEDLRADIQRRTGLTGSVGAAGSKLMAKIASEQAKPDGLVLVEPGQERAVLGPMPVRALPGIGPATEQVLRRAGLNTVADLAAAGEVELVQLLGRAHGIGVHQMSIGLDDRPVVADQDAKSVSVEDTFEVDLADRERVLREVEVLAARCVRRLRAAGRSGRTVVLKVRRFDFSTLTRSETLRGPTDDETVITETARRLASQVDITGGVRLLGVGVSQLADYTQEDLFAQAVREEAAAEHEAEEGEAAGEEPEAPVLRRWLPGQDVRHTEYGPGWVQGSGVGRVTVRFEMPWSEPGRVRTFAVDDPALEPARPLPLREGEDWGGGDQGDPADPGDSADGDSADSAQEG
- a CDS encoding YsnF/AvaK domain-containing protein, which gives rise to MRTPNTSAPAAAAAATTPPAAAPTVEPKPQAAAPTTTTLPDAAPSVEPKPRAAAAPAAGPGSSAPSGPVEITCREERLDITTEWRVLGTAKLRKYVTSEQVERRVPVVRERARVERMPVTEAERAALTEKDVAEAVEEVTLREERPVVRKYLAPVERVRLVVERYTTEEVIRDELRREHVEVHDNTPPAPSSAHDTSRPASVKPLP
- a CDS encoding MFS transporter, whose translation is MSEAPQPTTAAEKQSSARVLPALILAMLSFSVVQTAVVPILPSLAKELSVSASSITWLMTANLLSAAVLTPLLGRFGDLRGRKPMLLISLAGLVAGSALAVSTHSFTWLVVARVLQGAGGGVMPLAISIVRDELPKQKVTGGVAAISASMGVGSGLGLVATGLLLEHWNYKSIFWMGLIFGLLAVALVAVRVPTDPVTDKEGGADPLGALTLAGWLSALLVAVSQGNNWGWTSTRTLGLFAVAAVVALIWGVIEVKVAHPLVDMKMMARPAVAFTNLSGLLIGFGMYGSFMVISNFAQTPEKLAHYGFTATVLHAGIMLLPSAIGSMVAAPLGALLIARRGPRLPLVLGGVLGAVAMAYLALRHSHEGDIYTASAIFGLGIGLAFSAMPAYINGAVPVEQSGIANGMNSVLRTVGGAIGTAVMAAILTGDTMKLPIKIPVLLPTLDAYKHAFWTAAVVCIVAGAVPFLIRSIKPATVVTAGAEQNSSPELVKTDA
- a CDS encoding SanA/YdcF family protein, translated to MRFGSGIAGLIRRRAGQWGVRLRQRRTQRRIYQLAVLCCSVALAPMAWLWLSAGDRVGTVESAPAAPVAVVFGAGLDQGRPTPYLEHRLVAALDLYREGKVQAILVTGDNGRTEYSEPDAMFRYLTEHGVPEGRVVRDYAGFTTWDSCTRAHRVFGVDRAVLVSQDFHVRRALALCEAAGIRSYAVWVPELHDETWLYGGLREIPGAGKAAINAWLRPDPVFLGPKEEGIPKALAQAQASKR